The following are from one region of the Theropithecus gelada isolate Dixy chromosome 6, Tgel_1.0, whole genome shotgun sequence genome:
- the CPLX2 gene encoding complexin-2, giving the protein MDFVMKQALGGATKDMGKMLGGEEEKDPDAQKKEEERQEALRQQEEERKAKHARMEAEREKVRQQIRDKYGLKKKEEKEAEEKAALEQPCEGSLTRPKKAIPAGCGDEEEEEEESILDTVLKYLPGPLQDMFKK; this is encoded by the exons ATGGACTTCGTCATGAAGCAGGCCCTTGGAG GGGCCACCAAGGACATGGGGAAGATGCTggggggagaagaggagaaggaccCGGACGcgcagaagaaggaggaggagcggCAGGAGGCCCTgcggcagcaggaggaggagcgCAAGGCCAAGCACGCGCGCATGGAGGCGGAGCGGGAGAAGGTCCGGCAGCAGATCCGAGATAAG TATGGgctgaagaagaaggaggagaaggaagcagaggagaAAGCGGCCCTCGAACAGCCCTGCGAGGGGAGCCTGACCCGGCCCAAGAAGGCCATCCCTGCAGGCTGCggggacgaggaggaggaggaagaggagagcatCCTGGACACGGTGCTCAAATACCTGCCCGGGCCACTGCAGGACATGTTCAAGAAGTAA